The sequence TAAAGCCCCTGCGTAGCTTGGATTCGTTCAGGGCTACCGCAATGGCCAGTTCCTTTTGGGTGGGTGGATTGGCAAAATTGGCTTCAAGGATACTCCTGGCCTGTTCCAGCTTTTCAATATCCGGCCCTCTCAATACGGTCCTTTGATCAGGGCCTGTTTCGTGGAACTGCTCTAACTGGCAGATAAGTAGTTCCATGATCTTCGCTTCTGTATGCAGCCGGCGCAGTTCCCCCGTTTTCTGGTTATCCTTCAGTTCTCCGATAATGCGCTGCATCTCCGGCGTTACCACCATATCTTCCTGCTTAAAGGATACAAAAACGCCTTTGTCCATCTCCTGTACAAAATCCTCCTGCAGGGAGGAGTGCCTGTCAATAAGGTGGAAATAATAATTCCGGGAAAGCACCATCAGGAAATAGGCATATTCCATGCCTGCCTTCATGTCATATTCCTGTACCGCCGAAGGAATGTACCGGATATTGTGCCTGCTGCGTCCATGTATGCTTAGCTTTTTTACCGACTGCGGGCGGTAAAAAATAAAGTGGCTGGTAATGGTTTCCCCCATTACTTCGGTATGTACCTGTGTGGGTTCATCAAACTTCATATCGGAATACAGCAGGAACAGCCCGGCGCTGCTGAGCTGGAAATTGGCCATCTTGACCGGTTTGCGTTCAATAGCTACCCGTTTCTCGTTCAGGGTATTATTGGGCGAATAGACATCCGGGATATCTTCTATAAATAGCCAATCATTCAGCCCTTTGATTTTACTTTTAATGATCATGGATACAAAGACTTTGATAGCAGGAATTAATGCAGCCAAGATACGTCTTTGCGTTTGGGCGCCTGGGTTAAATACCCGAATTCGAAACTGAATTTCTTGATAGCGTAAACTCGAAGTGACTTCCGGGGCCGGATTTTAGCTTGTTTTCTATTCAAAATAGCGCAAACGTTTGTGGCGTTTTTGTATCTAAAATGCGGGTATATTTAGGTCCATATTATTCTACAACGAAGCTGCTAATACGGAACTGCTGCATGTATTGTCAACAGGATATAGAACTCGTTCAACGGTTAAAGGAGCATGATTTGGCGGCCTATGATATCATATACCTTAAATATTATAAACTGCTCTGTGTAAATGCTTACTTTTTTTTGAAGAATGAACAGGAATCGAAAGACCTGGTCCAGAACCTCTTCCTGGATATCTGGGAAAAGAAACTGTACCTGCAATTTCATGAAGACCTGAAAGGGTACTTGTATCGCGCCATCAAAAATCGTTGTCTCAACCAGTTGGAGAAACTGCAAACACAGCAGAAGGCCAAAAAAGGATACGCCGGTTTACAGGAAGCGGAGGAGCGGCAATATGCTGAAATACAGCCGGAATATGGCCAGCAACTGACCACCGCCCTCGAAAATATGCCTGCACAGAAAAAGACAGCCATTCAAATAGTGTACCTGCATGGAAAACGTTACCAGGAAGCTGCCGCCGACATGGGGATCAGCATCAATTCTTTAAAAACCCATATCAGAACCGGGTTGAACTTTTTGCGGACCGAAATAAAAACAAGAATAGATTAACCCTTTTCCGGTTAATTGCTGTAGCATTAACAGATGAAGCATAGTTACGAGCAGGTATTTCAATTGTTCATGGAAAAACTGTCAGGCAACCTTTCTCCTGAAGAAAATGAAGAGCTGGAGAAAATACTGTCAGAGGACGCCTCATTTAGGGAAATATGGGGTTCACTGGAAGCCGAGGCCCGGCAGCTCAAAGTCAATGAATTCCTGGAAGGGGCCGATGCTGAAGCCGGATTGCACGCCTTAAAAGCGCAGATTGCTGCCGCCGGCGAAGTCCGGCGCAGGAAAAGGCGCAACATACGGAAAGCCCTTACAATGGCCGCTGTACTCCTGGTCATCCTGTCTGGCGCCTGGCTCACTTTCTTTAAAAACGACGAAATAACAGGCAAAGAGAAAATAGCAGCGATCATTCAACAGAAAAAGCAAACCGTAAACCTTGTCCTGGGTGATGGAACATCAATAGGACTTGATAAAACCAGTCATAACCAGACAATAGCGCTGGACAATGCCACCCTGCAGGCGGCCAATGGCGCCTTACAATACACATCTGAAGACACCCTGCAGAACACCTTGTCGGTACCGGCCGGAGAAAATTATAAGATCGTATTGTCCGATGGTACCGAAGTATGGTTAAATGCAGAGACCCGCTTGCGGTTTCCATTTCGTTTTGCCCTGGCCTCAAGGGAGGTATATGTGGAAGGGGAAGCTTACTTTAAAGTAGCAAAAGATGCCCGGCATCCTTTTATTGTGCATACACCGCTTACACAGGTAAAAGTAACAGGCACTGCATTTAATGTAAATACCTACCAGGCTGGTAATGTAACAACAT comes from Paraflavitalea devenefica and encodes:
- a CDS encoding helix-turn-helix transcriptional regulator, giving the protein MAALIPAIKVFVSMIIKSKIKGLNDWLFIEDIPDVYSPNNTLNEKRVAIERKPVKMANFQLSSAGLFLLYSDMKFDEPTQVHTEVMGETITSHFIFYRPQSVKKLSIHGRSRHNIRYIPSAVQEYDMKAGMEYAYFLMVLSRNYYFHLIDRHSSLQEDFVQEMDKGVFVSFKQEDMVVTPEMQRIIGELKDNQKTGELRRLHTEAKIMELLICQLEQFHETGPDQRTVLRGPDIEKLEQARSILEANFANPPTQKELAIAVALNESKLRRGFKEYFATTIHEYTVRVRMECARRLLLEERRTINEAAEITGFTHQNNFSSAFKKYFGISPSDIRD
- a CDS encoding sigma-70 family RNA polymerase sigma factor produces the protein MYCQQDIELVQRLKEHDLAAYDIIYLKYYKLLCVNAYFFLKNEQESKDLVQNLFLDIWEKKLYLQFHEDLKGYLYRAIKNRCLNQLEKLQTQQKAKKGYAGLQEAEERQYAEIQPEYGQQLTTALENMPAQKKTAIQIVYLHGKRYQEAAADMGISINSLKTHIRTGLNFLRTEIKTRID
- a CDS encoding FecR family protein; translation: MKHSYEQVFQLFMEKLSGNLSPEENEELEKILSEDASFREIWGSLEAEARQLKVNEFLEGADAEAGLHALKAQIAAAGEVRRRKRRNIRKALTMAAVLLVILSGAWLTFFKNDEITGKEKIAAIIQQKKQTVNLVLGDGTSIGLDKTSHNQTIALDNATLQAANGALQYTSEDTLQNTLSVPAGENYKIVLSDGTEVWLNAETRLRFPFRFALASREVYVEGEAYFKVAKDARHPFIVHTPLTQVKVTGTAFNVNTYQAGNVTTSLVEGKVTTQSKDGKNAALEPGMEAGYTTGKGFTTGSFDEEEVLSWINGLYYFHNMPVTELARVASRCYGVKIILDKDKFAGKSITGVMDKNKLINFLNDLQAVANTTYSFSGNELYLK